One Pararhizobium sp. IMCC3301 DNA segment encodes these proteins:
- a CDS encoding ABC transporter ATP-binding protein, whose amino-acid sequence MAEVTLQNVSKSFGHATAIKDLSLTVANGEFVVLLGPTGAGKTTTLRVIAGLEKAEAGDVLINGISVRDEAPAVRDTAFVFQQYSLYPHLSVFENLAFPLRSPARRLANADVEMRVREIAKMVRIDHKLENRSTNLSGGEMQRVAIGRALVRDPSIFLMDEPLSSLDAKLRAELRLELKRIQTDIGATMLYVTHDQIEAMTMADRIGILADGALVQIGTPREIYENPSNLHVAARLGQPHINLLPPDLLPGTPAPGGTTIVGARTEHLDIQLAANGKANAKIDWVEHLGDQNHLHLLCGDRKLVSLADPAAPFNPGADVELSLKNPLFFDAHGERIFT is encoded by the coding sequence ATGGCTGAGGTTACACTTCAAAATGTCAGCAAATCCTTCGGCCATGCGACGGCGATAAAGGATCTCAGCCTGACCGTAGCCAACGGTGAATTTGTCGTGCTGCTGGGACCCACCGGTGCCGGCAAGACCACCACATTGCGGGTGATTGCCGGGTTGGAAAAAGCCGAAGCGGGCGATGTTCTGATCAACGGTATCAGCGTGCGCGACGAAGCGCCTGCGGTGCGTGATACAGCTTTTGTGTTCCAGCAATATTCGCTGTATCCGCATCTGTCGGTGTTTGAAAATCTGGCATTTCCGCTGCGCTCGCCGGCACGGCGGCTGGCCAATGCGGATGTTGAAATGCGGGTGCGTGAGATTGCAAAAATGGTGCGGATCGATCACAAGCTGGAAAACCGCTCGACAAATTTATCAGGCGGCGAGATGCAGCGTGTCGCCATCGGACGGGCACTGGTGCGCGATCCATCGATTTTTCTGATGGATGAACCGCTGTCATCACTGGATGCCAAGCTGCGCGCTGAATTGCGGCTGGAGTTGAAACGTATTCAGACCGATATCGGCGCGACGATGCTGTATGTCACCCATGATCAGATTGAAGCGATGACCATGGCGGACCGCATCGGCATTCTCGCTGATGGTGCTCTGGTGCAGATCGGCACACCGCGCGAGATTTATGAAAATCCGTCCAATCTGCATGTGGCGGCGCGCCTCGGCCAGCCCCATATCAATCTTCTGCCGCCGGATCTGCTGCCGGGCACACCGGCACCGGGCGGTACCACCATTGTCGGCGCGCGGACGGAACATCTGGATATCCAACTGGCGGCCAACGGCAAGGCCAATGCAAAAATTGACTGGGTGGAGCATCTGGGCGATCAGAACCATCTGCATTTGTTATGCGGTGACCGCAAGCTGGTGTCGCTGGCCGACCCTGCGGCCCCGTTCAATCCGGGTGCGGACGTTGAACTGAGTTTGAAGAACCCGCTGTTCTTTGATGCACATGGCGAAAGGATTTTTACTTGA
- a CDS encoding ABC transporter ATP-binding protein, whose amino-acid sequence MAEIRVENLRKTFGDFVAVEDSGFVVEDGEFLALLGPSGCGKTTTLRMIAGLELPTQGRILLDGEDVTFNRARDRDIAFVFQLFALYPHFNVRKNIGFPLLAQGVAKAEIKQRVEETARLLQIDHILNKSVSGLAGGDRQRVALGRAIVRRPKCFLMDEPLGTLDAEFRDVMVRELRELHNRIHATTVYVTHDQLEAMAMADKIAVMNQGKIEQFGTPSEVYNRPATMFVANFLGSPPMNFIPFEGGLEKGSGTVLVNGSAIDVPQLHEDMAPTSLSLGIRPEHIRFDDAAPLRGSVYGAEYLGTTQIVAVELGDDIIKARVSSDHLVRIGETVGLTFEGPKLSLFEQDSGRAIRTALHGGSNHG is encoded by the coding sequence ATGGCTGAAATCCGGGTTGAAAATCTGCGCAAGACCTTTGGTGATTTTGTCGCTGTGGAAGATTCCGGCTTTGTGGTTGAGGATGGCGAATTTCTGGCGCTGCTCGGCCCTTCCGGCTGCGGTAAAACGACAACTTTGCGGATGATCGCCGGGCTTGAACTGCCGACACAAGGGCGCATTCTTCTGGATGGTGAAGATGTTACCTTCAACCGGGCGCGGGATCGTGATATCGCCTTTGTGTTTCAGCTGTTCGCGCTATATCCGCATTTCAATGTACGCAAGAATATCGGTTTTCCGTTGCTCGCCCAGGGGGTTGCCAAAGCGGAAATCAAACAGCGCGTCGAGGAAACCGCCCGGCTGCTGCAGATCGATCATATACTCAACAAATCGGTCTCCGGCCTGGCTGGTGGCGACCGCCAGCGGGTTGCGCTGGGCCGGGCCATTGTGCGTCGACCAAAGTGTTTCCTGATGGATGAACCGCTGGGCACGCTGGACGCGGAATTCCGCGATGTGATGGTGCGCGAATTGCGAGAACTGCATAACCGAATTCACGCCACCACGGTCTATGTCACCCATGATCAGCTGGAAGCGATGGCGATGGCCGACAAGATTGCGGTGATGAATCAGGGAAAGATCGAGCAGTTCGGCACGCCATCAGAGGTATATAACCGGCCAGCGACGATGTTTGTCGCCAATTTTCTCGGTTCGCCGCCGATGAATTTCATTCCGTTTGAGGGTGGACTGGAAAAGGGCTCCGGCACGGTGCTGGTGAACGGTTCTGCAATTGATGTGCCGCAATTGCACGAAGACATGGCACCCACTTCATTGTCGCTGGGAATTCGCCCCGAACACATCCGGTTTGATGATGCAGCACCGTTGCGCGGCTCGGTTTATGGCGCTGAATATCTCGGGACAACCCAGATTGTAGCTGTCGAACTGGGTGATGATATCATCAAGGCGCGGGTTTCCTCGGATCACCTAGTGAGGATCGGGGAAACTGTAGGACTGACATTCGAAGGCCCGAAACTGTCGCTGTTTGAACAGGATTCGGGACGCGCGATCCGCACTGCCTTGCATGGGGGGAGCAATCATGGCTGA
- a CDS encoding carbohydrate ABC transporter permease: MSSSSAYSVVEPSRTSKTVAGTLVVIYAVVTMIPLVWIFLTSIKSPPDSISYPPKILFEPSLEGYCNLFTTRSRQTREYIAEQGPPSGICDEVVRKRQMVIVGDSNYWPRFQNSLVIAFGSTFLAVSLGTLAAYGFSRFKVPLADDLLFFILSTRMMPPIAVAIPIYLMYRELGLSDTALGMILLYTAVNVSLAVWLLKGFMDEIPREYEEAAMIDGYSRMQAFFKVVLPQATTGIAATAIFCLIFAWNEYAFAVLLTSGTAQTAPPFIPTIIGEGGQDWPAVAAGTTIFLVPILVFTILLRKQLLRGITFGAVRK, encoded by the coding sequence ATGAGCTCCAGTTCTGCATATTCCGTTGTCGAGCCGAGCCGGACGTCAAAAACCGTGGCCGGAACGCTGGTCGTGATTTACGCGGTAGTGACGATGATCCCTCTGGTCTGGATTTTCCTGACCAGCATCAAGTCTCCGCCGGATTCAATTTCCTATCCGCCGAAAATCCTGTTCGAGCCGTCTCTGGAAGGCTATTGCAATCTCTTCACCACCCGGTCGCGCCAGACAAGGGAATATATCGCCGAACAGGGGCCACCCAGCGGCATTTGCGACGAAGTTGTCCGCAAACGCCAGATGGTGATCGTCGGTGACAGCAATTACTGGCCACGGTTCCAGAACTCGCTGGTCATCGCCTTCGGATCGACATTTCTCGCCGTGTCGCTCGGCACTCTGGCCGCCTATGGCTTTTCGCGCTTCAAGGTGCCATTGGCGGATGATCTGCTGTTTTTCATACTCTCGACGCGAATGATGCCGCCGATTGCCGTGGCGATTCCGATTTATCTGATGTATCGCGAACTGGGCTTGTCGGACACGGCGCTCGGCATGATCCTGCTATATACGGCGGTAAATGTGTCACTGGCGGTATGGCTGCTGAAGGGGTTCATGGACGAAATACCGCGCGAATATGAAGAAGCCGCGATGATCGACGGCTATTCCAGAATGCAGGCCTTCTTCAAAGTGGTTCTGCCACAGGCCACCACCGGCATCGCGGCCACAGCGATTTTCTGCCTGATCTTTGCCTGGAACGAGTATGCCTTTGCCGTATTGCTGACCTCCGGCACTGCCCAGACGGCGCCGCCCTTCATTCCCACCATCATTGGCGAGGGTGGCCAGGACTGGCCGGCTGTTGCTGCCGGCACCACCATCTTTCTGGTGCCGATCCTGGTGTTCACAATTCTGCTGCGCAAGCAATTGCTGCGCGGCATTACATTCGGAGCGGTTCGCAAATGA
- a CDS encoding carbohydrate ABC transporter permease: MATKMRGFSDRTIAWLFISPTIILLLAINIFPLMWAVYLSFTNFRANRPNAEVESVGLRNYERVLSDGDTWLAMQATANFVLWTIVLQTVIGFALAYLIDRKFRGHAFWTTVILIPMMLSPAVVGNFWRFLYQPQIGLFNYIVSFFTGIEPSSFEMLGSVTLAPWAIVIVDTWMWTPYVMLICLAGLRSIPDYIYEAAEVDRASAWRQFWSITVPMALPFIMLAVLFRGIENFKMFDMVVLLTGGGPGSTTEVASITLKREAFESWRTGRSSAFAIVLFVAVFGLANIYVKALNKVKQR; the protein is encoded by the coding sequence ATGGCCACCAAAATGCGCGGCTTCTCCGACCGGACGATTGCCTGGCTGTTTATTTCGCCAACCATCATCCTGTTGCTGGCAATCAATATCTTTCCGCTGATGTGGGCGGTCTATCTGTCATTTACGAATTTCCGCGCGAACCGGCCGAATGCCGAAGTTGAAAGTGTCGGACTGCGCAATTATGAACGCGTGCTGAGCGATGGCGATACCTGGCTGGCAATGCAGGCGACTGCCAATTTCGTACTCTGGACGATTGTGCTGCAAACCGTCATCGGTTTCGCGCTGGCCTATCTGATCGACCGCAAATTTCGTGGCCATGCTTTCTGGACCACCGTCATTTTGATCCCGATGATGCTGTCGCCAGCGGTTGTCGGCAATTTCTGGCGGTTCCTGTACCAGCCGCAAATCGGCCTGTTCAATTATATCGTGTCGTTCTTTACCGGAATTGAACCGTCCTCGTTTGAAATGCTCGGCTCGGTGACGCTGGCCCCCTGGGCGATTGTCATCGTCGATACCTGGATGTGGACGCCTTATGTGATGCTGATCTGTCTTGCCGGTCTGCGTTCAATTCCCGATTACATATATGAGGCGGCAGAGGTTGACCGGGCGTCGGCATGGCGCCAGTTCTGGTCCATTACCGTGCCTATGGCGCTACCATTTATCATGCTGGCAGTTCTGTTCCGCGGCATCGAGAACTTCAAGATGTTCGACATGGTGGTGCTGCTGACCGGAGGTGGACCGGGTTCGACAACGGAAGTGGCATCGATCACGCTGAAACGCGAAGCCTTTGAAAGCTGGCGTACCGGCCGATCATCGGCCTTCGCGATCGTGCTGTTTGTCGCTGTCTTCGGCCTGGCCAATATCTACGTCAAGGCCCTGAACAAGGTGAAACAACGATGA
- a CDS encoding ABC transporter substrate-binding protein, with product MQPIFTKTLKKIGLGKAVLGLASAALLSTGFSTAAQSQELTLCWAAWDPANALVELSKEFEAESGIDMGFEFVPWPNFADRILNELNAGGKLCDLLIGDSQWLGGSAENGYYVKLNDFFDQEGISMDDFAAAAVNAYSTWPKGTPNYWALPAMGDANGWFYRKDWFSRPEIMAEFKEKYGRDIGPPATWDELREVAEFFQEREIDGKTVYGAAIFTERASEGITMGATSAMYPYGFKYENTPGKYDMEGAVNSPEAVAGLEAYKKLYQCCTPPGYTDSYMGEGLDAFKSGQVAMAMNWFAFFPGLAKDENVGGDKIGFFVNPAQNVAASTLGGQGISVVANTDNMEGALAYIKWFANPEIQKKWWALGGYAVHNDVLNDPSFKDSQPFAADFLVAMNQVQDFWQEPSYAILLQDMQKRLHDYVVADKGTAQEALDQLIVDWTEVFEDDGKL from the coding sequence ATGCAGCCAATATTTACCAAAACACTGAAAAAAATCGGATTGGGCAAGGCCGTTCTGGGGCTCGCGTCAGCGGCACTATTGTCGACAGGCTTTTCCACAGCAGCGCAGTCTCAGGAACTGACGCTGTGCTGGGCCGCATGGGACCCGGCCAATGCGCTGGTTGAATTATCCAAGGAATTTGAAGCCGAGTCGGGCATCGATATGGGCTTTGAATTTGTGCCATGGCCAAACTTTGCCGACCGCATTCTCAACGAGTTGAATGCCGGCGGCAAGCTGTGCGATCTGCTGATCGGAGATTCGCAATGGCTCGGCGGTTCCGCCGAAAACGGCTATTACGTCAAACTCAATGACTTCTTCGACCAGGAAGGCATTTCCATGGATGACTTCGCGGCGGCTGCCGTGAATGCCTATTCAACCTGGCCGAAAGGCACGCCGAACTACTGGGCGTTGCCGGCGATGGGCGATGCCAATGGCTGGTTCTACCGCAAGGACTGGTTCAGCCGCCCGGAAATCATGGCTGAATTCAAGGAAAAATACGGCCGCGATATCGGACCGCCCGCGACATGGGACGAATTGCGCGAGGTTGCGGAATTCTTCCAGGAGCGTGAGATTGATGGCAAAACCGTTTACGGGGCTGCAATCTTTACCGAGCGTGCATCGGAAGGCATTACCATGGGTGCAACATCGGCGATGTATCCCTATGGCTTCAAATATGAAAACACGCCGGGCAAATACGACATGGAAGGCGCGGTCAATTCTCCGGAAGCCGTAGCCGGTCTGGAAGCCTACAAGAAACTGTATCAGTGCTGTACGCCTCCCGGCTACACCGACAGCTATATGGGCGAAGGACTGGATGCGTTCAAATCTGGTCAGGTCGCGATGGCAATGAACTGGTTCGCCTTCTTCCCCGGTCTTGCCAAGGATGAAAATGTCGGCGGTGACAAAATCGGTTTCTTTGTCAATCCGGCGCAGAATGTGGCCGCCTCGACACTGGGCGGACAGGGTATTTCGGTTGTCGCCAATACCGATAATATGGAAGGCGCCCTGGCTTACATCAAGTGGTTTGCAAATCCGGAAATCCAGAAAAAATGGTGGGCTCTCGGCGGCTACGCGGTGCACAATGACGTGCTCAACGATCCGTCCTTCAAGGACAGCCAGCCATTCGCCGCCGACTTCCTGGTGGCGATGAATCAGGTGCAGGATTTCTGGCAGGAACCCTCTTATGCAATCCTGTTGCAGGATATGCAGAAGCGCCTCCATGATTATGTTGTGGCCGACAAGGGTACCGCTCAGGAAGCGCTCGATCAGTTGATCGTCGACTGGACCGAAGTCTTTGAAGACGACGGCAAGCTTTAG
- a CDS encoding DUF2189 domain-containing protein — translation MTDPEPSHRVGPQPIDALRVRNLTAEDIKSALRAGLSDYLARPLLSSSFGLVFAAGGFFVFASLFYFGQVWMVIPVALGFPLIAPFAAAGLYEMSRRLALDIPFNWRDIYLIVVRQSGKELGWMAFVVLFVFWLWIYQVRLLIALFLGLRPFSSLESFFQIVTSTSEGMLFLGIGTIVGTALACVLFCISVISMPLLLDRQIDFISAMLLSIRTVRDNPSVMLGWGAVIGVLIFMAMVPALLGLIVVLPVLGHTTWHIYRSAIEEISEQNSSEPETS, via the coding sequence GTGACTGATCCAGAACCATCTCATCGCGTCGGGCCGCAGCCGATTGACGCGCTGCGCGTGCGCAATTTGACCGCAGAAGATATCAAATCCGCCTTGCGGGCCGGATTATCCGACTATCTGGCACGGCCGCTGTTGAGCAGTTCATTCGGACTTGTCTTCGCCGCGGGCGGGTTTTTTGTATTCGCGAGCCTGTTTTATTTTGGCCAGGTTTGGATGGTCATTCCCGTCGCGCTTGGATTTCCCCTGATCGCACCTTTCGCGGCAGCCGGTCTTTATGAGATGAGCCGGCGTCTGGCTCTGGATATACCGTTCAACTGGCGCGACATTTATCTGATCGTCGTCAGACAATCGGGAAAGGAGCTGGGATGGATGGCGTTTGTTGTGCTGTTCGTTTTCTGGCTCTGGATCTATCAGGTGAGGCTGCTGATCGCGTTGTTTCTGGGTCTGCGGCCGTTTTCATCTCTCGAGAGTTTTTTTCAGATTGTCACCAGCACCAGTGAGGGAATGCTGTTCCTCGGGATTGGCACGATTGTCGGGACGGCGCTGGCATGTGTGCTGTTCTGCATCAGCGTTATTTCAATGCCGCTTCTGCTTGACCGGCAGATCGATTTCATTTCCGCCATGTTGCTCAGCATCAGAACAGTGCGTGACAACCCCTCTGTCATGCTGGGCTGGGGAGCTGTGATTGGCGTATTGATCTTCATGGCGATGGTGCCGGCATTGCTTGGACTTATTGTCGTTTTGCCGGTGTTGGGCCACACCACATGGCACATTTACCGATCTGCCATTGAAGAGATTTCCGAGCAAAATTCCAGCGAACCCGAAACAAGCTGA
- a CDS encoding Gfo/Idh/MocA family protein codes for MNRLNWGLIGGGAGSQIGPAHRLGAGLDGLFSLSAGAFDIDPGKSREFGATLGVDASRAYGNWQEMLAAESARSAEDGRLDLVTVATPNSTHFAITKAFLEAGFHVLCEKPMTMTVEEAEQVVASAKASGKICAVNYGYSGYPMVRHMRAMVARGDIGKVRMVKAEFAHGFHADAADADNPRVRWRYDPAQIGVSAQFADCGIHALHMACFVTGQEVEKLSADFVSTIASRQLEDDAMINFRMNGGAAGRLWTSSIAVGRMHGLTLQVFGETGGLRWAQEQPNQVYYTPITEPVTRVLERGGPGLSPEADRASRVTIGHAEGMPLAFANIYSDLAEVIFAGKEGREADPAATHYPTAEDGLQSMNAVFAAVASAKQQGAWVDLPR; via the coding sequence ATGAACAGGTTGAATTGGGGTCTGATCGGTGGTGGTGCGGGCAGTCAGATCGGTCCGGCTCACCGGCTTGGTGCGGGTCTCGACGGGCTCTTCAGCCTGAGTGCCGGTGCCTTTGACATTGATCCCGGCAAGAGCCGGGAATTTGGCGCAACGCTTGGGGTTGATGCCAGCCGTGCCTATGGCAACTGGCAGGAAATGCTGGCGGCGGAAAGCGCAAGGTCGGCGGAGGATGGGCGGCTCGATCTGGTCACGGTGGCGACACCCAATTCGACGCATTTTGCGATCACCAAAGCGTTCCTCGAGGCCGGGTTTCATGTGCTCTGCGAAAAGCCGATGACGATGACCGTCGAAGAGGCCGAGCAGGTGGTTGCATCGGCCAAAGCCAGCGGCAAAATCTGTGCCGTGAATTACGGTTATTCCGGCTATCCGATGGTGCGTCATATGCGGGCGATGGTGGCCCGCGGTGATATTGGCAAGGTGCGCATGGTAAAGGCAGAATTTGCCCATGGCTTTCACGCCGATGCAGCTGATGCGGACAATCCACGGGTGCGCTGGCGCTACGATCCGGCGCAAATCGGCGTTTCCGCGCAATTTGCCGATTGCGGTATTCATGCTCTGCATATGGCCTGTTTTGTCACCGGCCAGGAGGTTGAAAAACTGTCTGCGGATTTTGTCAGCACCATTGCCAGCCGGCAGCTGGAAGATGATGCGATGATCAATTTCCGCATGAATGGCGGAGCCGCGGGCCGGCTGTGGACCAGCTCTATCGCCGTTGGCCGGATGCACGGGCTGACCCTGCAGGTGTTTGGCGAGACCGGCGGTCTGCGCTGGGCACAGGAGCAGCCAAATCAGGTCTACTACACGCCGATTACCGAGCCGGTAACGCGGGTTCTGGAACGTGGCGGCCCCGGCTTGTCACCAGAAGCGGACCGGGCATCGCGGGTGACCATCGGCCACGCGGAAGGCATGCCTCTGGCGTTTGCCAACATCTATTCCGATCTGGCTGAAGTGATTTTTGCCGGCAAGGAAGGCCGCGAAGCTGACCCGGCGGCAACGCATTATCCGACCGCCGAAGATGGCCTGCAATCGATGAATGCCGTTTTTGCAGCGGTTGCCTCCGCCAAACAGCAAGGTGCCTGGGTCGATCTGCCCAGATAG
- a CDS encoding nicotinate-nucleotide adenylyltransferase, whose amino-acid sequence MRDWSKIPPALPGHRIGILGGTFNPAHDGHRHISLLALQRLQLQNVWWMVTPGNPLKDNNSLPPLAERARTAEQLADHPLITVSGLEAGISTRFTYDTLAILRQRFAATRFVWLMGADNLVQFHRWQGWQEIAQLMPMAIIDRPGSSGAARSSVAAQALARFRVPERSAAVLALMKPPAWTFLHGPRSDASSSALRAASVRRQLEI is encoded by the coding sequence TTGCGCGACTGGAGCAAAATCCCGCCAGCCCTGCCAGGACACCGTATCGGTATTCTGGGCGGGACGTTTAATCCTGCTCATGATGGTCATCGTCATATCTCGCTGTTGGCGCTGCAGCGCCTGCAATTGCAAAATGTGTGGTGGATGGTGACGCCTGGCAATCCATTGAAAGACAATAATTCCCTGCCGCCTCTTGCAGAGCGTGCGCGCACTGCCGAACAACTCGCTGACCATCCATTGATCACGGTGAGCGGTCTGGAAGCCGGCATCAGCACACGGTTCACCTATGACACGCTGGCGATTTTGCGACAGCGTTTTGCCGCGACGCGATTTGTCTGGCTGATGGGTGCCGACAATCTGGTGCAATTTCATCGCTGGCAGGGCTGGCAGGAGATTGCGCAACTGATGCCGATGGCTATTATTGACCGGCCCGGATCTTCTGGCGCAGCACGCTCATCGGTGGCCGCGCAGGCGCTGGCGCGCTTCCGGGTGCCGGAACGCAGCGCTGCAGTTCTGGCACTGATGAAACCGCCGGCCTGGACCTTTTTGCACGGGCCTCGGTCCGATGCGTCGTCGAGCGCTCTGCGCGCTGCATCCGTTCGCCGACAGCTTGAGATTTGA
- a CDS encoding glutamate-5-semialdehyde dehydrogenase — MNTQINRADLAGAEREDTLAVMDALGAAAKAAAAVLAIAPRAQKDLALLEAAKALRAATPAILTANARDVAAMVDKGAAASFIDRLTLDTERVEAIASGLEAIAALPDPVGTVIAEWERPNGLKISRVRTPLGVIGVIFESRPNVTADAGALCFKSGNAAILRGGSDSYLSSRAIHACLVEGLQAAGLPETAIQLVPTTDREAVGAMLGGLNGAINVIVPRGGKSLVARVEAEARVPVFAHLEGICHMIIDKSADLGMARKLVVNAKMRRTGICGALETLLVDRAIVASHLLPVLDDLRAADCTIRGDDTVCAMADWAEPASEEDWRTEYLDAILAVRVVDDLDAALDHIHTYSSSHTEAIIAEDAAAVARFFNEVDSAILLHNASTQFADGGEFGMGGEIGIATGKMHARGPVGLEQLTSFNYRVRGTGQTRP; from the coding sequence ATGAATACGCAAATCAACAGGGCTGATCTGGCCGGGGCCGAGCGTGAGGATACACTTGCCGTGATGGACGCATTGGGCGCTGCCGCGAAGGCGGCCGCAGCGGTTCTGGCCATCGCGCCGCGCGCGCAAAAGGACCTTGCGTTGCTGGAAGCGGCAAAAGCCCTGCGAGCCGCTACACCAGCCATTCTGACGGCCAACGCCAGGGATGTTGCGGCGATGGTAGACAAAGGCGCTGCGGCCTCTTTCATCGACCGGCTGACGCTCGATACAGAGCGTGTCGAGGCGATTGCATCGGGCCTTGAAGCGATTGCCGCTCTGCCCGACCCGGTTGGAACGGTGATTGCCGAATGGGAGCGGCCGAACGGTTTGAAAATATCCCGGGTGCGCACACCACTGGGCGTTATCGGTGTGATCTTTGAAAGCCGCCCGAATGTCACGGCCGATGCCGGCGCTCTGTGCTTCAAGTCAGGCAATGCTGCCATTCTGCGTGGTGGCTCGGACAGTTATCTTTCCTCACGGGCGATTCATGCCTGTCTGGTTGAGGGGCTGCAGGCGGCGGGGCTTCCTGAAACCGCCATCCAGCTGGTGCCGACCACAGACCGGGAGGCGGTGGGGGCGATGCTCGGCGGCCTCAATGGCGCGATCAACGTGATTGTGCCGCGCGGCGGCAAAAGTCTGGTGGCGCGGGTGGAAGCCGAAGCCAGGGTGCCGGTCTTCGCGCATCTGGAAGGCATATGTCACATGATCATCGATAAATCCGCAGATCTTGGGATGGCCCGCAAACTGGTGGTGAATGCCAAGATGCGTCGCACCGGGATTTGCGGCGCGCTGGAGACGTTGTTGGTGGACCGGGCCATTGTGGCCAGCCATCTGCTGCCGGTGCTTGACGATCTGCGCGCGGCGGACTGCACGATTCGCGGCGATGACACGGTGTGCGCTATGGCGGACTGGGCGGAGCCTGCCAGCGAAGAAGACTGGCGCACGGAATATCTCGACGCCATTCTGGCGGTGCGCGTGGTGGATGATCTGGATGCGGCGCTGGACCATATCCATACCTATTCCTCCAGCCATACCGAAGCCATTATTGCCGAGGACGCAGCGGCTGTCGCACGGTTTTTCAACGAGGTCGACAGCGCCATTTTGCTGCATAATGCCTCAACCCAGTTTGCCGATGGCGGCGAATTCGGCATGGGCGGGGAAATCGGCATTGCCACCGGAAAAATGCATGCGCGCGGCCCTGTCGGCCTGGAACAACTGACGAGTTTCAACTACCGTGTGCGCGGCACCGGCCAGACCCGCCCGTAG
- the obgE gene encoding GTPase ObgE yields the protein MKFLDQARVFIRSGNGGAGAVSFRREKFIQFGGPDGGDGGKGGDVWVECVNGLNTLIDYRYQQHFKGKTGVHGMGKNRSGARGAEVVLKVPLGTQVLEEDNETLIADLTEIGQRVLIAKGGNGGFGNARFKSSTNQSPRRANPGEDGIEKAVWLRLKLIADAGLLGLPNAGKSSFLASVTAAKPKIADYPFTTIHPNLGVVRMDGRECVLADIPGLIEGAHEGAGIGVRFLGHVERCRVLLHLVDGTSENVVQDYKTVCDELIAYGGGLAEKTTYVVLNKIDAMSDEEIRERSAALREASGSDIMQMSGATGKGVDEVLRAVFSMIEQDRAREEAPEAEETDWSPVA from the coding sequence ATGAAGTTTCTTGACCAGGCCCGTGTTTTTATTCGCTCCGGCAATGGCGGCGCGGGCGCGGTCTCGTTCCGGCGCGAGAAATTCATCCAGTTCGGCGGCCCCGATGGCGGTGATGGCGGCAAGGGCGGTGATGTCTGGGTGGAATGCGTCAACGGCCTCAATACGCTGATCGACTACCGCTATCAGCAGCATTTCAAAGGCAAGACCGGTGTTCATGGCATGGGCAAGAACCGCAGCGGCGCGCGCGGTGCCGAAGTGGTGCTGAAAGTGCCGCTCGGGACCCAGGTGCTGGAAGAAGACAATGAAACCCTGATCGCGGATCTGACCGAAATTGGTCAGCGCGTGCTCATCGCCAAGGGTGGCAATGGTGGTTTTGGCAATGCAAGGTTCAAATCATCGACCAATCAGTCACCGCGGCGCGCCAACCCCGGCGAAGATGGCATTGAAAAGGCCGTCTGGCTGCGCCTGAAGCTGATTGCGGATGCCGGCCTGTTGGGGCTGCCCAATGCCGGCAAGTCGAGTTTTCTGGCCAGCGTCACGGCAGCAAAACCGAAAATCGCCGATTATCCCTTCACCACGATTCATCCCAATCTGGGCGTTGTCCGGATGGACGGGCGGGAATGCGTGCTGGCGGATATTCCCGGCCTCATTGAAGGAGCCCATGAGGGCGCCGGTATCGGTGTGCGCTTTCTTGGCCATGTGGAACGCTGCCGGGTGCTGCTGCATCTGGTCGATGGCACCAGCGAGAATGTGGTGCAGGACTATAAGACAGTGTGTGACGAACTGATCGCCTATGGCGGCGGGCTGGCGGAAAAGACAACTTATGTGGTGCTCAACAAAATTGACGCCATGAGCGATGAAGAAATCCGGGAACGCTCTGCGGCGTTGCGGGAGGCCAGCGGCAGTGACATCATGCAGATGTCAGGTGCCACCGGGAAAGGTGTTGATGAGGTTCTGCGTGCCGTGTTCTCGATGATCGAGCAGGACCGAGCCCGCGAAGAGGCCCCCGAGGCTGAGGAAACTGACTGGAGTCCGGTCGCGTAA